In one Phycisphaerae bacterium genomic region, the following are encoded:
- a CDS encoding cupin domain-containing protein has product MSRNARSLETDKFGEQIRRLRLSKHMSLGDLAAAVDTSRSFLSQIEQGKTLPSLGTLKAIAAALDVTVGSLIDEPATEIQEPVVRKGSRPKIERLQAGISLEGLTHREIHKAMEPLMIQLEPHSSSGHENYVHHGQEFAHIVRGKLHIEIDGIPYEMNEGDSIYFDSSRPHRFGNPSDEVTLALWVITPPTF; this is encoded by the coding sequence ATGAGCAGGAATGCGCGTTCGCTGGAGACGGACAAGTTCGGGGAGCAGATACGCCGGCTGAGGCTTTCGAAGCACATGTCGCTGGGCGATCTGGCGGCGGCGGTGGATACCTCCCGGAGCTTCCTTTCGCAGATCGAACAGGGCAAGACCCTGCCGTCGCTGGGGACTCTCAAGGCGATCGCAGCCGCGCTGGACGTGACGGTCGGCTCGCTGATCGACGAACCGGCGACCGAAATTCAGGAGCCGGTGGTCCGCAAGGGTTCCCGTCCCAAGATCGAACGCCTTCAGGCAGGGATTTCGCTGGAAGGGCTGACCCATCGGGAAATCCACAAGGCTATGGAGCCTCTGATGATCCAGTTGGAGCCGCACTCGTCGTCCGGGCATGAGAACTACGTCCACCACGGCCAGGAGTTCGCCCACATCGTTCGAGGCAAGCTGCACATCGAGATCGACGGCATTCCGTATGAAATGAATGAGGGCGACAGCATCTACTTCGATTCGAGCCGGCCCCACCGGTTCGGCAACCCGTCGGACGAAGTGACGCTGGCCTTGTGGGTGATTACCCCGCCGACATTCTAG
- a CDS encoding cupin domain-containing protein gives MMIADLAEITGRTYPARRRTQNLVGGTSPIAAASFSMGCVTLEPRGGQVPWHNQDQEEVYFVVEGTGQMCLGDECQAMRAGQAVYIPSGVFHQLTNIGETPLTMIYCYGPAGDVAHWRQELEGTLPKAGVEAPPLPQGAWPQCTERPKG, from the coding sequence ATGATGATTGCCGATCTGGCCGAGATCACCGGCCGGACCTACCCGGCGCGGCGCCGGACACAGAATCTGGTGGGTGGGACATCGCCCATTGCGGCTGCCAGTTTCTCGATGGGCTGTGTGACGCTGGAGCCCAGGGGCGGACAGGTGCCCTGGCACAATCAGGACCAGGAAGAGGTGTACTTCGTAGTCGAGGGAACCGGTCAGATGTGCCTGGGCGACGAGTGTCAGGCGATGCGGGCGGGGCAGGCGGTCTACATCCCGTCCGGGGTGTTTCACCAGTTGACCAACATCGGCGAGACGCCGCTGACGATGATCTACTGCTACGGTCCGGCGGGCGACGTGGCGCACTGGCGGCAGGAGTTGGAGGGCACGCTGCCGAAAGCGGGCGTCGAGGCCCCGCCGCTGCCGCAGGGCGCCTGGCCGCAGTGCACAGAGCGGCCGAAAGGTTAG
- a CDS encoding Gfo/Idh/MocA family oxidoreductase: MEHRVGIIMNGVTGRMGTNQHLMRSIVGIIRQGGVRISEGETIMPDPILVGRSAAKLEKLAAESGVARWTTDLEAALADPAYTVYFDAQTTSRRPEAVKRAIAAGKHLYCEKPTALSTDEAYELHTLARKAGVKHGVVQDKLWLPGLMKLRSLNEMGFFGRILSVRIEFGYWVFEGDTVPAQRPSWNYRKEDGGGIIFDMLCHWRYVLDNIFGPVRTVSCLGATHIRQRVDESGQPYPCTADDAAYATFELDGGIVAQVNSSWCVRVRRDDLVTFQVDGTDGSAVAGLRDCWIQPYGGTPRPVWNPDVEQPIEFFDTWMKMPEQRSYDNAFKVQWELFLRHVVKDEPFPWDLREGAKGVQLAEKGLESWTKRSWIQVPDLPA; this comes from the coding sequence ATCGAGCATCGGGTCGGGATCATCATGAACGGGGTGACCGGCCGAATGGGAACCAATCAGCACCTGATGCGTTCGATCGTCGGGATCATCCGTCAGGGCGGCGTCCGGATCAGCGAGGGCGAGACGATCATGCCGGACCCGATCCTGGTGGGCCGCAGCGCAGCGAAGCTGGAGAAACTGGCTGCCGAATCGGGTGTGGCCAGGTGGACGACCGATCTGGAGGCGGCGCTGGCCGATCCGGCGTACACAGTCTATTTCGATGCCCAAACCACCAGCCGCCGGCCGGAGGCGGTCAAGCGGGCCATCGCGGCGGGCAAACACCTCTACTGCGAGAAGCCGACCGCGCTGTCGACCGACGAGGCGTACGAATTGCACACCCTGGCCAGGAAGGCCGGCGTCAAGCACGGCGTGGTGCAGGACAAATTGTGGCTGCCCGGTCTGATGAAGCTCCGGTCGCTCAACGAGATGGGCTTCTTCGGCCGGATTCTCTCGGTGCGGATCGAATTCGGCTATTGGGTCTTCGAGGGCGACACGGTGCCGGCCCAGCGGCCGTCGTGGAACTACCGCAAGGAGGACGGCGGCGGGATCATTTTCGACATGCTGTGCCACTGGCGCTACGTGCTCGACAACATCTTCGGTCCGGTGCGGACGGTCTCGTGCCTGGGCGCCACGCACATCAGGCAGCGGGTGGACGAAAGCGGCCAACCTTACCCGTGCACGGCGGATGATGCGGCATATGCCACGTTCGAGCTGGATGGCGGGATCGTCGCCCAGGTCAACTCGTCGTGGTGCGTGCGCGTACGGCGCGACGATCTGGTCACGTTCCAGGTTGACGGCACCGACGGCTCGGCGGTGGCGGGCCTTCGCGATTGCTGGATCCAGCCGTACGGCGGGACGCCGCGGCCGGTGTGGAACCCGGACGTCGAGCAGCCGATCGAGTTCTTTGACACGTGGATGAAGATGCCCGAGCAGCGGTCGTACGACAACGCGTTCAAGGTGCAGTGGGAGCTGTTTTTGCGGCACGTGGTCAAGGACGAGCCGTTCCCGTGGGATCTGCGGGAAGGGGCCAAGGGCGTGCAACTGGCTGAAAAGGGCCTGGAGTCGTGGACCAAGCGCAGCTGGATCCAGGTGCCGGACCTGCCGGCCTGA
- a CDS encoding SpoIIE family protein phosphatase: protein MIEIDQNSKHTIDGLGLADRVRYRLGRWSIRLSSLWPEVKRFSHWIEREVLPRARDVGADRLRLEIRGDGEIQPLGYTLRDAVDPIRDHRALCRFLHRLGVRRVDLDLRIDGDQIEEVLTLVYALRRHIRRRTRSRGTRSARSLFGHEGVQFACAQTRILDDELSVTYYYCVTCFSRVVRWFENRHGRFADHRALFQAAPRFGLIAGLVAIGPFLIYAFLGDWHLLLMVTVLAAALLFMLVYLFFMIVGSVEYDNEEKAHRLGQAYQRLKHYTDRIREDAKRARHVQQRLLPDRNNMPLGEYLAWGSSFVPEAEVGGDYFDASAVDDHTVAVLFADVSGHGMAAALITTILKTRFQAWLDDHGSLEDLVRQLNSALCRLIPEDSYAAVFAAVYDAQTRRLRYLNCGHHPEPWRVGADPAKPIKSLSEARNLLLGVEPDLELVHAEEQLEPGDTICFVSDGLIEARNVEGKRFETPRMERLLQTHRNGDPQALVDRIVDEVRSFAAENEPQDDQTALAFRVR from the coding sequence GTGATCGAAATCGACCAGAACAGCAAGCACACGATCGATGGCCTTGGCCTTGCCGACCGCGTTCGCTACCGACTGGGCCGATGGAGCATTCGGCTGTCGTCGCTATGGCCGGAGGTCAAGCGATTCAGCCACTGGATCGAGCGCGAGGTCCTGCCCCGGGCGCGGGACGTCGGGGCGGATCGTCTGCGGCTGGAGATCCGTGGCGATGGCGAAATCCAGCCGCTCGGCTACACCCTTCGGGACGCGGTCGACCCGATCCGCGACCATCGCGCGTTGTGCCGGTTCCTTCACCGGCTGGGCGTGCGGCGGGTGGACCTGGACCTTCGGATTGACGGCGACCAGATCGAGGAGGTCCTGACGCTGGTGTACGCCTTGAGGCGGCACATTCGTCGGCGGACCCGCTCGCGTGGGACCAGGAGCGCCCGATCCCTGTTCGGTCATGAGGGCGTCCAGTTCGCCTGCGCGCAGACTCGGATCCTGGACGACGAGTTGAGCGTCACCTACTACTACTGCGTCACGTGCTTCAGCCGGGTGGTGCGGTGGTTTGAGAATCGTCACGGCCGGTTCGCCGACCACCGGGCGCTGTTCCAAGCGGCGCCGCGGTTCGGCCTGATCGCCGGACTGGTGGCGATCGGACCGTTTCTGATCTACGCGTTTCTGGGCGACTGGCATCTGCTGCTGATGGTGACGGTGCTGGCCGCGGCGCTGCTGTTCATGCTGGTGTACCTGTTCTTCATGATCGTGGGCAGCGTCGAATACGACAATGAGGAGAAGGCCCATCGCCTTGGCCAGGCCTATCAGCGGCTCAAGCATTACACCGACCGGATTCGCGAGGACGCCAAGCGGGCCCGGCACGTTCAGCAGCGGCTGCTGCCGGACCGGAACAACATGCCGCTGGGCGAGTATCTGGCGTGGGGCAGCAGTTTCGTGCCGGAGGCTGAGGTGGGCGGCGACTACTTCGACGCCAGCGCGGTCGACGACCACACGGTGGCGGTGCTGTTCGCGGACGTCAGCGGCCACGGCATGGCGGCGGCGCTGATCACGACCATTCTCAAGACGCGGTTTCAGGCGTGGCTGGACGATCACGGGAGTCTGGAGGACCTGGTCCGCCAGCTCAATTCGGCGTTGTGCCGGCTGATCCCGGAGGACAGCTACGCCGCGGTTTTCGCAGCGGTCTACGACGCCCAGACGCGACGATTGCGGTACCTCAACTGCGGCCATCATCCGGAGCCCTGGCGGGTGGGCGCCGATCCGGCCAAGCCGATCAAGTCGTTGTCCGAGGCGCGGAACCTGTTGCTGGGCGTCGAGCCGGATCTGGAGCTGGTGCACGCGGAGGAACAGCTCGAGCCGGGCGATACGATCTGCTTTGTCTCCGACGGGCTGATCGAGGCGAGGAACGTCGAGGGCAAACGGTTTGAGACGCCGCGGATGGAAAGGCTGCTGCAGACGCACCGCAACGGTGATCCGCAGGCGCTGGTCGACAGGATCGTGGACGAGGTCCGATCATTCGCGGCTGAGAACGAGCCGCAGGACGACCAGACGGCGCTGGCGTTTCGCGTGCGGTAG
- the aqpZ gene encoding aquaporin Z has protein sequence MSMSTKVLAEFMGTFWLVFGGCGSAVLAAGFPELGIGFMGVALAFGLTLLTMAYTIGHISGCHINPAVSFGIWASGRLKTSELIPYIVAQVVGGIAAGGVLYLIASGRPGFVVDGFASNGYGEHSPGGYSAAACFLAEAVLTFMFLMIILGTTERRAPAGFAGLAIGLSLTLIHLISIPVTNTSVNPARSTGVAVFADPWALAQLWMFWVAPILGAIVAGFAHRFLFAKAGSASLESST, from the coding sequence ATGTCGATGTCCACAAAGGTTCTGGCGGAGTTCATGGGTACGTTCTGGCTTGTCTTCGGCGGGTGTGGCAGCGCGGTTCTGGCCGCGGGGTTTCCGGAGTTGGGAATCGGGTTCATGGGTGTCGCTCTGGCCTTCGGGTTGACCCTCCTGACCATGGCCTACACGATCGGGCACATTTCCGGCTGCCACATCAACCCGGCTGTTTCATTCGGGATATGGGCCTCCGGACGCCTGAAGACCTCCGAACTGATCCCCTACATCGTTGCCCAGGTGGTCGGCGGCATTGCCGCGGGCGGCGTGCTCTACCTGATCGCCTCCGGCAGGCCGGGGTTCGTGGTCGACGGATTCGCCTCCAACGGCTATGGAGAGCATTCTCCAGGCGGATACTCGGCCGCGGCGTGTTTCCTCGCCGAAGCGGTGTTGACCTTTATGTTCCTGATGATCATTCTCGGAACGACGGAACGCCGCGCCCCGGCGGGCTTCGCCGGCTTGGCCATCGGTTTGAGCCTGACCCTGATCCATCTGATCAGCATTCCGGTGACCAACACCTCGGTCAATCCGGCCCGCAGCACGGGTGTCGCGGTCTTCGCCGATCCCTGGGCTCTGGCGCAACTGTGGATGTTCTGGGTCGCGCCGATCCTGGGAGCGATTGTGGCCGGCTTTGCCCACCGTTTCCTTTTCGCCAAGGCGGGATCGGCGTCGCTCGAGTCTTCCACCTGA
- a CDS encoding glutamate--tRNA ligase, translating into MTTVTRFAPSPTGYLHIGGARTALFNWLLARKTSGRFILRIEDTDQRRSTDESTRMILEDINWLGLIWDEGPEVGGANGPYFQSQRLEIYRKCTDQLIAAGRAYKSFETAEELEAAREEARKAGKGFKYDGRAKNLTPEQIRQYETEGRPFVVRLATTGEDVTVNDMILGQVVFKAEELEDFVILKSDGFPTYHLGVVVDDHLMGVTHVLRGQEHLMNTPKHIALQRALGFPTPIYAHLPLIFNMDGSKMSKRDKEKAAREGRPAPEIDVHDFRLAGYLPEALLNFVALLGWSPGGDREIMSLSEMTQLFSIERIGKTNARFDREKLAAFNAEYIRSVPLERLREAMRDFLALTDYPLKAADDGLLDRILVMYRERAKTLAEIAQKSRMFFVEQVEYDEKAVAKVLKKDPASKVLADMAERLAGLEAWTAANIHQAIETYAAENELNMGKVAQPLRVAVSGETVSPPIDQTIEALGKDVAIARIQQAQTL; encoded by the coding sequence ATGACCACCGTGACCCGCTTCGCCCCTTCGCCCACCGGATACCTGCATATCGGCGGGGCTCGCACCGCGCTCTTCAACTGGCTGCTCGCCCGCAAGACCAGCGGGCGCTTCATCCTGCGGATCGAGGACACCGATCAGCGGCGATCGACCGACGAATCCACCCGCATGATCCTGGAGGACATCAATTGGCTGGGCCTGATCTGGGACGAGGGGCCGGAAGTAGGGGGGGCGAACGGTCCGTACTTCCAGAGCCAGCGGCTTGAGATCTACCGCAAGTGCACCGACCAGCTCATCGCGGCAGGGCGGGCGTACAAGTCGTTCGAGACGGCTGAGGAACTCGAAGCAGCCCGCGAGGAGGCCCGCAAGGCGGGCAAGGGATTTAAGTACGACGGTCGGGCCAAGAACCTGACTCCGGAACAGATCAGGCAATACGAGACCGAGGGCCGGCCCTTTGTCGTCCGTCTGGCCACCACCGGAGAGGATGTCACCGTCAACGACATGATCCTCGGCCAGGTGGTGTTCAAAGCTGAGGAACTCGAGGACTTTGTGATCCTCAAGTCCGATGGCTTTCCGACCTATCATCTGGGCGTGGTGGTCGATGACCACCTCATGGGCGTGACGCACGTGTTGCGGGGCCAGGAACACCTGATGAACACGCCCAAGCACATCGCCCTCCAGCGGGCTTTGGGCTTTCCGACGCCGATCTACGCCCACCTGCCGCTGATCTTCAACATGGACGGCTCGAAGATGTCCAAACGCGACAAGGAGAAGGCCGCCCGCGAGGGCCGTCCGGCGCCGGAGATCGACGTCCATGATTTTCGCCTCGCCGGCTATCTGCCCGAGGCCCTGCTGAACTTCGTGGCTTTGCTCGGCTGGTCGCCCGGCGGCGACCGGGAGATCATGAGTCTTAGCGAGATGACGCAGCTCTTTTCGATCGAGCGGATCGGCAAGACCAACGCCCGTTTCGACCGCGAGAAACTCGCCGCCTTCAACGCTGAGTACATCCGCAGCGTGCCGTTGGAGCGTCTCCGCGAGGCGATGCGCGATTTTCTGGCTTTGACCGACTATCCGCTGAAGGCCGCCGACGACGGCCTGCTCGACCGGATCCTCGTGATGTACCGCGAACGTGCCAAGACACTGGCTGAGATCGCGCAAAAGAGCCGCATGTTCTTCGTCGAACAGGTCGAGTACGACGAAAAGGCGGTGGCCAAGGTCCTCAAGAAGGATCCGGCGTCCAAAGTGCTGGCCGACATGGCCGAGCGCCTAGCCGGCCTCGAAGCCTGGACCGCCGCCAACATCCACCAGGCCATCGAAACCTACGCGGCTGAGAACGAACTGAACATGGGCAAGGTCGCCCAACCCTTGCGCGTCGCGGTCAGCGGCGAGACCGTCAGCCCGCCCATCGATCAGACCATCGAGGCTCTCGGCAAAGACGTAGCCATCGCCCGCATCCAACAGGCGCAGACTCTCTAG
- a CDS encoding cobalamin-binding protein encodes MADLQGIASSLIAGKRDEVATKVRAALDEGANVEEVLNKGLIAGMQVVGEKFKNNEFYVPEVLIAARAMKAGMEILSPKLKDAGVKPVATVVIGTVKGDLHDIGKNLVAMMLQGGGFEVVDLGTDVPPEKFVSAAQEKGAQVVAMSALLTTTMPQMANVVKAMKEAGLGGKVKAMIGGAPVTQNYADEIGADGYAPDAASAVETAQKLSK; translated from the coding sequence ATGGCAGATCTGCAAGGAATTGCCTCGTCACTGATCGCGGGCAAACGGGACGAAGTGGCAACCAAGGTCAGAGCCGCCCTCGATGAAGGCGCGAACGTCGAAGAGGTCCTGAATAAGGGCCTGATCGCGGGCATGCAGGTGGTCGGCGAGAAGTTCAAGAACAACGAGTTCTACGTGCCTGAGGTGCTGATCGCGGCCCGGGCGATGAAGGCGGGGATGGAAATCCTCTCCCCGAAGCTCAAGGATGCGGGCGTCAAGCCGGTGGCCACGGTGGTGATCGGGACGGTCAAGGGCGACCTGCACGACATCGGCAAAAACCTGGTGGCGATGATGCTCCAGGGCGGCGGCTTTGAGGTCGTCGATCTGGGCACCGACGTGCCGCCGGAGAAGTTCGTCAGCGCAGCCCAGGAAAAGGGCGCGCAGGTGGTGGCGATGAGCGCCCTGCTGACCACGACGATGCCGCAGATGGCCAATGTGGTCAAGGCGATGAAGGAAGCGGGCCTGGGCGGCAAGGTCAAGGCGATGATCGGCGGCGCCCCGGTGACCCAGAACTATGCGGACGAGATCGGGGCCGACGGCTACGCCCCGGACGCCGCGTCGGCGGTCGAGACCGCTCAGAAGCTCAGCAAGTAG
- a CDS encoding NUDIX hydrolase — protein MQTIIHASMLVVDDSNRLLLVQEDGPHNHGKWNLPGGGVEVGEPLAASAEREVREETGLEVRAEGLIGVYTGFGEFRYINFVFLGRATGGQTTPQTGEILACRWFDPHEALDLDPHEVLNPRKLRRIIEDWQSQPAGPLSIIVEDMYG, from the coding sequence ATGCAGACCATCATCCACGCCAGCATGCTCGTTGTCGATGACTCGAACCGGCTGCTGCTGGTCCAGGAAGACGGGCCACACAACCACGGCAAGTGGAATCTGCCCGGCGGCGGCGTGGAAGTAGGTGAGCCTCTGGCGGCGTCAGCGGAGCGTGAGGTCCGCGAGGAAACGGGTCTGGAGGTTCGGGCGGAGGGGCTGATCGGGGTCTATACCGGTTTTGGAGAGTTTCGCTACATCAACTTCGTCTTTCTCGGCCGGGCGACGGGCGGACAAACCACGCCGCAGACCGGCGAGATTCTGGCCTGCCGATGGTTCGATCCGCACGAGGCGCTGGACCTGGACCCGCACGAGGTGCTCAACCCGCGAAAGCTGCGGCGTATCATCGAAGACTGGCAATCACAGCCGGCCGGTCCGCTTTCGATCATCGTCGAGGACATGTACGGCTGA
- a CDS encoding Nif3-like dinuclear metal center hexameric protein has product MSPKSTSVADIERRLNAAFRIDLAEDWDNVGLLIGRRSRMVRRLMICLDLTEPVLREAFARRAQMILAYHPPIFDPLKRILLEDQPVVYQAAATETAVYALHTAYDMIPGGTSDALADLIDLQDRQPIQPSTVSGQSKLVVFVPQDHADAVAAAVFDAGGGVIGDYRCCSFRTPGEGTFLGGETSDPAVGQAGVFERVPELRMEILVDNARLSEAIRRVKQAHPYEEVAYDVCPLSQVQTDCGLGRIGRLPKPMAFDALVARIKRRTGLRRVLTVTPSPSEPIVTAAVCPGSCGKLAAQLAGKVDLYLTGELRHHDALALQAAGAHVVCLGHGNSERPALKQLAKQVTDVLPDLEVFLSDRDADPLVIA; this is encoded by the coding sequence ATGAGCCCCAAAAGTACATCCGTGGCCGATATCGAACGGCGGTTGAATGCCGCGTTTCGGATCGACCTGGCTGAAGACTGGGACAACGTCGGCCTGCTCATTGGCCGACGCTCTCGCATGGTCCGGCGGCTGATGATCTGCCTCGACCTGACCGAACCGGTGCTTCGCGAGGCGTTCGCCCGGCGGGCCCAGATGATCCTGGCGTACCATCCGCCGATCTTCGATCCGCTCAAACGGATCCTGCTTGAGGACCAGCCGGTGGTTTACCAGGCGGCGGCTACCGAGACGGCCGTCTACGCTCTGCACACCGCCTACGATATGATCCCCGGCGGGACCAGCGACGCCCTGGCCGACCTGATCGACCTCCAGGACCGTCAGCCGATTCAGCCCTCGACCGTCTCCGGCCAATCCAAGCTCGTCGTCTTCGTCCCGCAAGACCACGCCGACGCGGTCGCCGCAGCCGTGTTCGACGCCGGCGGCGGCGTCATCGGCGACTACCGCTGCTGCAGTTTCCGAACGCCCGGTGAAGGCACGTTCCTGGGCGGCGAAACATCGGACCCCGCCGTCGGCCAGGCGGGAGTCTTCGAGCGCGTGCCCGAGCTTCGCATGGAGATCCTGGTGGACAACGCCCGTCTGTCTGAGGCAATCCGACGGGTCAAGCAGGCCCACCCGTATGAGGAAGTCGCCTACGACGTCTGTCCGCTCAGCCAGGTGCAGACCGACTGCGGTCTCGGCCGGATCGGCCGGCTGCCCAAACCGATGGCCTTTGACGCCCTCGTCGCCCGGATCAAACGCCGCACCGGCTTGAGGCGCGTCCTGACCGTTACGCCAAGCCCCTCCGAACCTATCGTTACCGCCGCCGTGTGTCCCGGTTCCTGCGGCAAACTCGCCGCCCAACTCGCCGGCAAGGTCGATCTGTACCTGACCGGCGAACTCCGCCACCACGACGCCCTCGCCCTCCAAGCCGCGGGCGCTCATGTCGTGTGTTTGGGCCACGGCAACTCCGAACGCCCAGCCCTCAAACAACTCGCCAAACAGGTCACGGACGTGCTGCCCGACCTGGAGGTGTTTCTAAGCGATCGCGACGCCGATCCGCTGGTGATCGCTTGA